One window from the genome of Pyrus communis chromosome 16, drPyrComm1.1, whole genome shotgun sequence encodes:
- the LOC137719580 gene encoding uncharacterized protein isoform X2, producing MEGGRRISASPRPCNGRRVVAKKRPRIGGVDGFVNSVKKLQRREISSKRDRAFTMSDAQERFRNIRLQEEYDTHDPKGHCAMVLPFLRKRSKIIEIVAARDIVFALAQSGVCAAFSRETNQRICFLNVSPDEVIRSLFYNKNNDSLITVSVYASDNFSSLKCRSTRIEYIRRGKPDAGFALFESESLKWPGFVEFDDVNGKVLTYSAQDSPGIMLLIFTKASSHVPLKILSIEDGTVLKSFNHLLHRNKKVDFIEQFNEKLLVKQENENLQILDVRNFEMTEVSRTQFMTPSAFIFLYENQLFLTFRNRTVAVWNFRGELVTSFEDHLLWHPDCNTNNIYITSDQDLIISYCKADSDDPLSEGNAGSINISNILTGKCLAKIRATNNAEKACICSGEACGSSCKSKKRSLSSRIRSTVAEALEDITALFYDEERNEIYTGNRLGLVHVWSN from the exons ATGGAAGGGGGAAGGAGAATCTCTGCGAGTCCTCGGCCTTGTAACGGTAGGAGGGTGGTGGCAAAGAAACGACCTCGTATTGGTGGGGTTGATGGGTTCGTCAACAGCGTTAAGAAGCTTCAGAGGCGCGAAATCAGCTCCAAGCGCGACCGTGCTTTCACTATGAGCGATGCCCAAGAGAGGTTTCGCAATATTCGCCTCCAG GAGGAATATGATACACATGATCCGAAAGGTCATTGTGCCATGGTTCTGCCTTTCCTGCGAAAGAGGtccaaaattattgaaattGTAGCAGCACGTGACATTGTGTTTGCCCTTGCACAGTCTGGTGTTTGTGCAGCATTTAGCCGAG AAACCAACCAGAGAATATGCTTTCTGAATGTCAGTCCTGATGAAGTGATAAGAAGCTTGTTTTACAATAAAAACAATGACTCACTTATCACTGTCTCGGTTTATGCTTCAGACAACTTCAGTTCTTTGAAATGCAGAAGCACAAGGATTGA ATACATACGAAGGGGTAAACCAGATGCTGGATTTGCTCTTTTTGAATCCGAGTCACTGAAATGGCCTGGTTTTGTAGAGTTCGATGATGTAAATGGGAAGGTTCTTACTTATTCTGCACAGGATAG TCCTGGGATCATGCTGTTGATTTTTACTAAAGCTAGCAGTCATGTTCCTCTTAAGATTCTGTCTATAGAGGATGGTACTGTTCTCAAATCCTTTAACCATCTCCTTCATCGGAATAAGAAGGTGGATTTCATTGAACAGTTCAACGAGAAGCTTCTTGTAAAGCAAGAAAATGAGAACCTTCAAATTCTTGAT GTTCGCAATTTTGAGATGACAGAAGTAAGCAGAACTCAATTCATGACCCCATCAGCCTTCATATTTCTATATGAGAATCAGTTATTCTTGACGTTTCGGAATCGAACAGTGGCTGTTTGGAACTTTAGAGGAGAACTTGTGACTTCATTTGAGGATCATCTTTTGTGGCATCCCGACTGCAATACcaataacatatatattactAGTGACCAGGATCTTATTATTTCTTACTGCAAGGCTGATTCTGATGATCCATTGTCGGAAGGAAATG CCGGATCCATCAATATCAGCAATATCTTGACTGGAAAATGCCTTGCTAAGATAAGAGCAACCAACAACGCTGAAAAAGCATGCATTTGTAGTGGTGAGGCTTGTGGCAGCAGTTGCAAATCGAAGAAGCGGTCCCTTTCCTCCCGAATTAGGAGTACAGTTGCAGAAGCCTTGGAAGACATTACTGCCCTCTTCTACGACGAAGAGCGCAACGAGATCTACACGGGCAATAGGCTCGGTCTAGTTCACGTATGGTCTAACTAA
- the LOC137719580 gene encoding uncharacterized protein isoform X1 encodes MEGGRRISASPRPCNGRRVVAKKRPRIGGVDGFVNSVKKLQRREISSKRDRAFTMSDAQERFRNIRLQEEYDTHDPKGHCAMVLPFLRKRSKIIEIVAARDIVFALAQSGVCAAFSRETNQRICFLNVSPDEVIRSLFYNKNNDSLITVSVYASDNFSSLKCRSTRIEYIRRGKPDAGFALFESESLKWPGFVEFDDVNGKVLTYSAQDSIYKVFDLKNYTMLYSISDKHVQEIKISPGIMLLIFTKASSHVPLKILSIEDGTVLKSFNHLLHRNKKVDFIEQFNEKLLVKQENENLQILDVRNFEMTEVSRTQFMTPSAFIFLYENQLFLTFRNRTVAVWNFRGELVTSFEDHLLWHPDCNTNNIYITSDQDLIISYCKADSDDPLSEGNAGSINISNILTGKCLAKIRATNNAEKACICSGEACGSSCKSKKRSLSSRIRSTVAEALEDITALFYDEERNEIYTGNRLGLVHVWSN; translated from the exons ATGGAAGGGGGAAGGAGAATCTCTGCGAGTCCTCGGCCTTGTAACGGTAGGAGGGTGGTGGCAAAGAAACGACCTCGTATTGGTGGGGTTGATGGGTTCGTCAACAGCGTTAAGAAGCTTCAGAGGCGCGAAATCAGCTCCAAGCGCGACCGTGCTTTCACTATGAGCGATGCCCAAGAGAGGTTTCGCAATATTCGCCTCCAG GAGGAATATGATACACATGATCCGAAAGGTCATTGTGCCATGGTTCTGCCTTTCCTGCGAAAGAGGtccaaaattattgaaattGTAGCAGCACGTGACATTGTGTTTGCCCTTGCACAGTCTGGTGTTTGTGCAGCATTTAGCCGAG AAACCAACCAGAGAATATGCTTTCTGAATGTCAGTCCTGATGAAGTGATAAGAAGCTTGTTTTACAATAAAAACAATGACTCACTTATCACTGTCTCGGTTTATGCTTCAGACAACTTCAGTTCTTTGAAATGCAGAAGCACAAGGATTGA ATACATACGAAGGGGTAAACCAGATGCTGGATTTGCTCTTTTTGAATCCGAGTCACTGAAATGGCCTGGTTTTGTAGAGTTCGATGATGTAAATGGGAAGGTTCTTACTTATTCTGCACAGGATAG TATATACAAGGTGTTTGATCTGAAAAACTATACAATGTTGTACTCCATATCGGATAAGCATGTCCAAGAGATTAAGATCAG TCCTGGGATCATGCTGTTGATTTTTACTAAAGCTAGCAGTCATGTTCCTCTTAAGATTCTGTCTATAGAGGATGGTACTGTTCTCAAATCCTTTAACCATCTCCTTCATCGGAATAAGAAGGTGGATTTCATTGAACAGTTCAACGAGAAGCTTCTTGTAAAGCAAGAAAATGAGAACCTTCAAATTCTTGAT GTTCGCAATTTTGAGATGACAGAAGTAAGCAGAACTCAATTCATGACCCCATCAGCCTTCATATTTCTATATGAGAATCAGTTATTCTTGACGTTTCGGAATCGAACAGTGGCTGTTTGGAACTTTAGAGGAGAACTTGTGACTTCATTTGAGGATCATCTTTTGTGGCATCCCGACTGCAATACcaataacatatatattactAGTGACCAGGATCTTATTATTTCTTACTGCAAGGCTGATTCTGATGATCCATTGTCGGAAGGAAATG CCGGATCCATCAATATCAGCAATATCTTGACTGGAAAATGCCTTGCTAAGATAAGAGCAACCAACAACGCTGAAAAAGCATGCATTTGTAGTGGTGAGGCTTGTGGCAGCAGTTGCAAATCGAAGAAGCGGTCCCTTTCCTCCCGAATTAGGAGTACAGTTGCAGAAGCCTTGGAAGACATTACTGCCCTCTTCTACGACGAAGAGCGCAACGAGATCTACACGGGCAATAGGCTCGGTCTAGTTCACGTATGGTCTAACTAA
- the LOC137719577 gene encoding uncharacterized protein: protein MMSNGERRRSARLVELESRAESKGTVICYAEEDVSSEEDDSCQKRRRKRVKSRPVQDLAASRNEHPLITEFGNSSNNNSTNAGGAVPSETPLPESGKLELLLSVLQKKDLYNMFAKPVNPQEVKGYNDIIKEPMDFGTISEKLSGGTYRTLEEFQHDVFLVFSNAMSYNAPSSIFNRKACDMKNLAVELFEALEKDYKSFESACSSKISRAGKRSKNIMNSSADRSTNGMPLRGQSQGVAEQKLQKAGVLNPCSSTSNFQFSDLDLNVALFQNGIINTQPSNILRSSTPPLYSGAQTNIEHHNGQFIGTAPSINALFNNSIGNDVGRGRNPFIADLPASDLKGDCEKVYGQSLSSSIWWRCPPIISNSSRSPAFGSTHGLNSNCFGGGQHQFQPMGGSGSTLYGSNSFEQANQGLNGLRQAEIGPQIPYFKPFQQQGQGSGTPASGISMRPINLSDIDQWFGHGRSGGGSNTGAPPASSQGLGAAETNMFPCDFQHSGGSNAGALPASSEGCDWNPWNFRP from the exons ATGATGTCGAAtggggaaagaagaagaagtgcgAGATTGGTGGAACTTGAATCAAGGGCGGAAAGTAAGGGCACAGTAATATGTTATGCAGAAGAGGATGTGTCTTCTGAAGAAGATGATTCCTGCCAGAAACGGAGAAGAAAAAGGGTTAAGAGTAGACCTGTCCAAGATCTGGCTGCAAGTAGAAATGAGCATCCATTGATAACAGAG TTTGGTAATTCGAGCAACAACAATAGTACAAATGCCGGTGGTG CTGTGCCATCGGAGACGCCTCTACCAGAATCAGGGAAGCTTGAACTGCTTCTTAGTGTTCTGCAAAA GAAAGACTTGTACAATATGTTTGCAAAACCAGTAAACCCACAAGAG GTTAAGGGGTACAATGATATCATTAAAGAGCCAATGGATTTCGGCACGATTTCAGAAAAACTCAGTGGAGGAACCTACAGAACACTGGAAGAATTTCAG CATGATGTGTTTCTGGTATTCAGTAATGCAATGTCATACAACGCTCCCTCTTCCATTTTTAATCGAAAG GCTTGTGATATGAAAAATCTAGCGGTGGAGTTGTTTGAAGCCCTAGAGAAAGATTATAAAAGTTTTGAAAGTGCATGTTCCTCGAAAATATCTCGAGCTGGTAAGAGGAGCAAGAACATCATGAACAGTTCTGCTGATAGGTCAACTAATGGGATGCCTTTAAGGGGTCAGT CGCAAGGGGTTGCCGAGCAGAAGTTACAAAAAGCCGGAGTTCTTAATCCTTGTAGTTCAACTTCAAACTTTCAGTTTAGTGATCTAGATCTTAATGTGGCATTATTTCAGAATGGCATCATAAATACTCAACCTTCAAATATCCTTCGGAGTTCCACCCCACCTCTATACTCCGGTGCTCAAACAAACATTGAGCACCATAATGGTCAGTTTATTGGGACTGCACCCTCAATCAATGCCTTGTTTAACAACAGCATTGGGAATGATGTTGGTAGGGGTAGGAATCCTTTTATAGCTGATCTGCCTGCTTCAGATCTAAAGGGGGACTGTGAAAAGGTTTATGGCCAGTCACTGTCTTCTTCCATATGGTGGCGTTGCCCTCCAATTATTTCTAATTCAAGTCGGAGCCCAGCCTTTGGCTCCACACATGGGCTGAACTCAAATTGTTTTGGAGGTGGACAGCATCAATTTCAACCTATGGGTGGTAGTGGAAGCACACTGTATGGAAGTAATAGTTTCGAGCAGGCGAACCAAGGTCTGAACGGGTTGAGGCAAGCGGAGATTGGACCACAAATACCTTACTTTAAACCATTCCAGCAGCAAGGGCAAGGCTCGGGCACCCCAGCCTCTGGAATCAGCATGAGGCCTATAAATTTGTCAGACATAGATCAATGGTTTGGGCATGGTCGGAGTGGAGGGGGTTCAAACACTGGAGCTCCTCCTGCAAGCTCACAAGGGCTAGGTGCCGCGGAAACAAACATGTTTCCTTGTGACTTTCAGCACTCAGGGGGATCAAATGCTGGAGCTCTTCCTGCAAGCTCTGAGGGATGTGATTGGAACCCGTGGAACTTTCGGCCATGA
- the LOC137719578 gene encoding cytochrome P450 714A1-like, with protein MEVSLLLRIISSMAVVGLVGFFLHLYSTVWLKSERVRRKLRLQGIKGPAPSFLYGNLPEMQKIQQLQELKPPNLLAAEFVAHDYTSTLFPYFEHWRKQYGPVYTYSTGMRQHLYVNNPEIVKEMNQCMNLDLGKPSYVSKRLAPMLGNGILRSNGIVWSQQRKIVAPEFFSDKVKGMVWLMMESGQTLLRKWEDSIEAQGGVRAEIQVDEDLRDFSADVISRACFGSSYVKGKEIFKKLRSLQEVISKQNFLFSNLGGLKKTNEIGCLEREIESLIWEAVEEREGSCDQKDLLQTILEGAINDQTLGKCSSKRFIVDNCKNIYFAGHESTAVAASWCLMLLALHPEWQARIRTELVQACPDGLPDANSLPQLKTMAMVIQEVMRLYPPAAFVSREALEDTQVGNMTVPKGVCLWTLIPTLHRDTEIWGPDANEFKPERFTDGVSKACKFPQAYIPFGLGPRTCLGKNLAMVELKVVLSLVISKFSFSLSPKYKHSPAYKMIVGPGNGVHIILQKIC; from the exons atggaggtgTCTCTTCTGTTGAGAATAATTTCTTCCATGGCTGTCGTGGGACTGGTTGGCTTCTTCCTCCACCTCTACAGCACTGTTTGGCTAAAATCCGAGAGGGTCAGAAGGAAGCTCCGACTGCAAGGCATCAAAGGCCCTGCACCTTCTTTTCTGTATGGGAATCTTCCCGAGATGCAGAAAATCCAACAACTGCAAGAGTTGAAGCCTCCAAACCTGCTGGCTGCTGAGTTTGTAGCCCATGACTACACCTCCACTCTCTTCCCATACTTCGAACACTGGAGAAAACAATACG GTCCAGTGTACACATATTCCACAGGAATGAGGCAACATTTGTATGTGAACAACCCAGAGATAGTGAAGGAGATGAACCAGTGTATGAATTTGGATTTAGGCAAGCCTTCTTATGTAAGCAAGAGACTTGCACCCATGCTTGGCAATGGCATTTTGAGGTCCAATGGTATTGTTTGGTCACAGCAAAGGAAGATTGTTGCCCCCGAGTTCTTCTCAGACAAAGTCAAG GGCATGGTGTGGCTGATGATGGAGTCTGGACAGACATTGCTTAGAAAATGGGAGGACTCCATTGAAGCACAAGGCGGTGTGAGAGCGGAGATTCAGGTGGATGAGGATTTGAGAGATTTCTCTGCAGATGTTATATCAAGAGCTTGTTTTGGAAGCTCTTACGTAAAGGGCAAAGAGATTTTCAAAAAACTTAGAAGTCTTCAAGAAGTGATATCCAAGCAAAACTTCCTCTTTAGTAATTTGGG TGGATTGAAGAAGACAAACGAGATAGGCTGTTTGGAGAGGGAGATTGAGTCTTTGATCTGGGAGGCAGTGGAAGAAAGAGAAGGCTCATGTGACCAAAAAGATTTGTTGCAGACAATACTAGAGGGAGCCATCAATGACCAAACCCTAGGGAAATGTTCATCCAAGCGCTTCATAGTTGACAACTGCAAGAACATATATTTTGCAGGCCATGAATCCACAGCTGTTGCTGCCTCTTGGTGTTTGATGCTTCTCGCTTTACATCCCGAGTGGCAAGCCCGAATCAGGACGGAGTTGGTTCAAGCTTGCCCGGATGGCCTGCCGGACGCAAACTCCCTCCCTCAGTTGAAAACG ATGGCCATGGTGATTCAAGAAGTCATGCGTCTATATCCGCCAGCCGCATTTGTGTCGAGAGAGGCACTCGAAGACACTCAAGTGGGAAACATGACCGTTCCAAAAGGCGTATGCTTATGGACATTGATCCCAACATTGCACAGAGACACAGAAATTTGGGGACCAGATGCAAATGAGTTCAAACCAGAGAGGTTCACTGATGGAGTCTCAAAGGCATGCAAGTTTCCCCAAGCTTATATCCCATTCGGGTTGGGGCCTAGGACATGTTTGGGCAAAAACTTAGCCATGGTTGAACTGAAGGTTGTGCTCTCACTGGTTATCTCCAagttttctttctctctatctccAAAATACAAGCATTCCCCTGCCTACAAAATGATTGTGGGGCCAGGAAATGGTGTACATATTATTCTCCAGAAAATCTGTTGA